Proteins found in one Quercus robur chromosome 2, dhQueRobu3.1, whole genome shotgun sequence genomic segment:
- the LOC126695807 gene encoding zinc finger BED domain-containing protein RICESLEEPER 1-like, whose amino-acid sequence MEPSSDAPPSQTTPAAQAEPAVQAEPVATPTNAEALPPKPNDKTKVSEIAADCGNNRKKSTAWDHFEKIKISEGQFKVVCHYSQKTYRANSKGHGTTNLLNHTPNCVKNPDRASLKGKQTLAFEPKMNGKEGFKLVPTAFTVEASRKALAKMIIIDELPFRFVEGYGFQRYSTTLQPKLQIRDIPSHQTMARDVISIYGVEREKLREVLKGCRVCLTTDTWTSIQNLNYMSLTSHFIDDDWNLHKRILNFCQVEDHRGETIGRKIEMCLREWGVDGIFTLTVDNASSNDDLKEIDVSIARVREAVRWNSAYLMLDTAEKFEKVFLRMDFEDDGYSSYFLNKENSGGLGSPCGVDFQNCRIFVSFLKLFYNATKKFSGSLYVTSNTFFDEMFVIQENIAHLIKSQNHLLKNMATKMEAKFEKYWGKGDKINKLLCVAMVLDPRKKMRFLKFSFSEIYRNEVADEMVDLVRNFMDRLYDD is encoded by the exons ATGGAACCCTCTAGTGATGCCCCCCCTTCCCAAACAACACCCGCTGCCCAAGCTGAACCTGCTGTCCAAGCTGAACCTGTTGCCACTCCAACTAATGCTGAGGCACTTCCACCTAAACCTAATGATAAAACCAAGGTGAGTGAGATAGCTGCTGATTGTGGTAATAATAGGAAAAAGTCTACTGCTTGGGATCATttcgaaaaaataaaaattagtgaGGGTCAATTTAAGGTTGTTTGCCATTATAGCCAAAAAACTTACCGTGCTAATAGTAAAGGTCATGGTACTACTAATTTATTGAATCATACACCAAACTGTGTTAAGAACCCTGATAGAGCTTCACTTAAAGGGAAACAAACCTTAGCATTTGAACCCAAAATGAATGGGAAGGAAGGGTTTAAGCTTGTACCAACAGCCTTTACTGTTGAGGCTTCTAGGAAGGCACTCGCTAAAATGATTATAATAGACGAGTTGCCTTTTAGGTTTGTTGAAGGGTATGggtttcaaagatattcaacaaCCTTACAACCTAAGTTGCAAATTAGGGATATCCCATCTCATCAAACTATGGCTAGGGATGTGATTAGCATTTAtggtgttgagagagagaaactaaggGAAGTCTTGAAAGGTTGTAGGGTGTGCCTTACTACGGACACATGGACTAGTATTCAAAATCTGAATTATATGTCCCTTACAAGTCATTTTATTGATGATGATTGGAACTTGCATaagagaattttgaatttttgtcaagtGGAAGACCATAGGGGGGAGACTATAGGTAGGAAGATTGAGATGTGTTTGCGTGAGTGGGGTGTTGATGGCATATTCACCTTGACAGTGGATAATGCTTCCTCTAATG AtgatttgaaagaaattgatgTGTCCATTGCTAGGGTGCGTGAAGCGGTGAG GTGGAACTCTGCCTATCTCATGTTAGATACTGctgaaaaatttgagaaagtgtTCCTAAGAATGGACTTTGAGGATGATGGCTATTCTTCATACTTTTTGAACAAGGAAAATAGTGGTGGTTTGGGATCTCCTTGTGGggtagattttcaaaattgtagGATATTTGTGAGtttcttgaaacttttttaCAATGCAACAAAAAAGTTCTCCGGTTCTTTGTATGTGACTTCAAATACCTTCTTTGATGAGATGTTTGTGATTCAAGAGAATATTGCTCATttaattaaatctcaaaatcatctcttgaAAAACATGGCAACTAAAATGGAAGCTAAATTTGAAAAGTACTGGGGGAAAGGGGATAAAATTAATAAGCTTTTGTGTGTGGCTATGGTTCTTGATCCAAGGAAGAAAAtgaggtttttgaagttttctttttctgaaatttataGGAATGAAGTGGCTGATGAGATGGTTGATTTGGTGAGGAATTTCATGGATAGGTTGTATGATGATTAA